One region of Zingiber officinale cultivar Zhangliang chromosome 7B, Zo_v1.1, whole genome shotgun sequence genomic DNA includes:
- the LOC122004196 gene encoding protein FAR1-RELATED SEQUENCE 5-like: MSLWLLVEGEETIMEEAKFDSNEMKDDTDHADQDLSPSTVEEVKVPEIGMIFSSEEEIRTFYNSYATSVGFAKNALHPRPSSKTNCKAKINVAVRNDGNFVITSVDLEHNHLLSLVEAGGYENLSFDERKCRNYISEARRLRLGEGDAEALSNYFCHARCRAAYDYFCDVMTFDTTYLTNSYDMPFAPFVGVNHHGQSILLGCELISSEDSTTFTWLFNSWLTCMHGCAPKAIITDQCRAMTIAIEEVFPNSHHRLCLWHIMKKLPVELGGHAQYKLIKKQLKTIVYNSLTVDECDENWLKMIEDFKLENNDWLKSLYDERNIWIPVYVKGHFWASMSTTQRSESMNAFFDDYVHSKTSLKQFVEQYDSALKKNIENEKNLDFVSFNSIMPVILGHSIERQFQNAYTNNIFKLFQDEIRGLMFCDASLLREEGTTLIFEVVENMLGNNGQPGREVSFRVHYTELHCQLKCVCRLFEFRGILCRHVIKVLMTMKVIEVPMSYIMDRWRKDIKRGYQSISNIYDEYDCSEKRLRYNTLTPLMQEVQQLGAESDDICSVLVEIMKDTKEKLIIAMENGQSRAGQFEEASTSGPKVIHSPLKVRTKGRPPTKRKQSKVEQIMNKSIAKGQKEVCDAYNRYLK, from the exons ATGAGCTTGTGGCTGCTTGTGGAAG GTGAAGAAACTATTATGGAAGAAGCAAAATTTGATTCAAATGAGATGAAAGATGACACCGATCATGCGGATCAAGACCTATCTCCATCTACCGTCGAAGAAGTCAAGGTACCTGAGATTGGAATGATATTTTCCTCTGAAGAAGAAATTCGTACGTTTTATAATTCCTATGCTACCAGTGTTGGTTTTG CAAAAAATGCTTTACACCCTCGACCTTCTAGTAAGACAAATTGCAAAGCTAAGATTAATGTAGCTGTTCGAAATGATGGGAACTTTGTGATAACTAGTGTAGACCTTGAACATAATCATCTCTTGAGCCTTG TTGAGGCTGGAGGTTATGAGAATTTATcatttgatgagagaaaatgtagaAATTATATTTCAGAAGCTAGAAGGTTGAGGTTAGGGGAAGGAGATGCTGAAGCTTTGAGTAATTATTTTTGCC ATGCAAGATGTAGGGCTGCGTATGATTACTTTTGTGATGTCATGACTTTTGATACAACTTATTTGACTAATAGTTATGACATGCCTTTTGCTCCATTTGTTGGGGTGAATCATCATGGGCAATCTATTTTGTTGGGATGTGAATTAATATCAAGTGAAGACTCAACAACATTCACATGGTTGTTCAACTCGTGGTTGACATGTATGCATGGATGTGCTCCAAAGGCTATAATCACAGACCAATGTCGTGCAATGACAATCGCAATTGAAGAGGTATTTCCGAATTCTCATCATCGTCTATGTCTTTGGCATATTATGAAAAAACTACCAGTGGAGTTaggtggtcatgctcaatacaaacTGATAAAGAAACAATTGAAGACCATTGTTTATAACTCTCTTACAGTTGATGAATGTGATGAGAATTGGTTAAAAATGATTGAGGATTTTAAGCTGGAGAACAATGATTGGTTGAAATCTTTATATGATGAACGAAATATATGGATACCTGTGTATGTTAAAGGTCACTTTTGGGCTAGTATGTCCACAACTCAAAGAAGTGAAAGTATGAATGCATTTTTTGATGACTATGTTCATTCTAAAACATCTTTGAAGCAATTTGTTGAGCAGTATGATAGTGCATTGAAGAAGAATATTGAGAATGAAAAAAATTtggattttgtttcttttaattctatcatgccagtTATTCTTGGTCATTCTATTGAAAGACAATTCCAAAATGCCTACActaataatatatttaaattattccAAGATGAAATAAGAGGGTTGATGTTTTGCGATGCCTCTTTGTTGAGGGAAGAAGGGACAACTTTAATATTTGAAGTAGTAGAAAATATGTTGGGAAATAATGGACAACCTGGAAGAGAAGTTTCCTTTAGGGTACACTATACCGAGTTACATTGCCAATTGAAGTGTGTGTGCCGTCTGTTTGAGTTCCGGGGAATTTTATGTAGGCATGTGATCAAAGTGTTGATGACAATGAAGGTTATTGAGGTTCCTATGAGTTATATTATGGACCGATGGCGCAAAGATATTAAGCGTGGGTATCAAAGCATCAGTAACATATATGATGAATATGATTGTAGTGAAAAAAGACTTCGGTATAATACTCTCACCCCATTGATGCAAGAGGTTCAACAACTTGGAGCCGAAAGTGACGACATTTGTTCTGTTCTGGTGGAAATCATGAAAGACACTAAGGAAAAACTTATTATTGCTATGGAGAACGGGCAATCAAGGGCTGGACAATTTGAAGAAGCATCGACATCTGGGCCAAAAGTGATACACTCTCCATTGAAAGTAAGAACCAAAGGTCGCCCACCCACAAAGAGGAAGCAATCTAAGGTTGAACAAATTATGAATAAATCAATTGCAAAGGGCCAAAAAGAGGTATGTGATGCATATAATAGGTACTTAAAGTAA
- the LOC122005414 gene encoding calcium-dependent protein kinase 1-like — protein MGNRTSRRHKEPPPSPTPARPHPRHNPHAAAAAAPSTYSHRAPSVPRPVASDVGRVLGRPMEDVRAIYTFGRELGRGQFGVTYLVTHRETGQQFACKSIATRKLVRQDDLEDVRREIQIMHHLTGHRNIVELKGAYEDRHSVNLVMELCEGGELFDRIITKGHYSERAAAALCREIVNVVHACHSMGVMHRDLKPENFLFLNKKEESPLKATDFGLSVFFKPGEVFKDLVGSAYYVAPEVLRRHYGAEADIWSAGVILYILLCGVPPFWADNEDGIFDAILLGHIDFSSDPWPSISSGAKELVKKMLRPDPKERLSAAEILNHPWMKGDGAPDKPLDLTVLNRMKQFRAMNKLKKVALKVIAESLSEDEIMGLKEIFKSIDTDNSGTITYEELKAGLPKLGNLGIKISESEVRQLMEAADVDGNGAIDYIEFITATMHMNRMEREDHLYKAFEYFDEDKSGYITVEELEQALKKYNMGDEKTIKEIIAEVDTDKDGRINYDEFVTMMRKDTSEPIKSRLRK, from the exons ATGGGCAACCGCACCTCCCGCCGCCACAAGGAGCCTCCTCCTTCCCCCACCCCTGCCCGTCCCCACCCTCGCCACAACCCccatgccgccgccgccgccgctcccTCCACCTACTCTCACCGAGCCCCTTCCGTCCCCCGCCCCGTCGCATCCGATGTTGGCCGCGTCCTCGGCCGGCCAATGGAGGACGTCCGCGCCATTTACACCTTCGGGCGCGAACTCGGCCGGGGCCAGTTCGGAGTCACCTATCTGGTCACCCACCGCGAGACCGGGCAGCAGTTCGCCTGCAAGTCCATTGCCACACGGAAGCTCGTCCGCCAAGACGACCTCGAGGACGTCCGCAGGGAGATCCAGATCATGCACCACCTCACTGGCCACCGCAACATCGTGGAGCTCAAGGGGGCCTACGAGGACCGGCACTCCGTCAACCTCGTGATGGAGCTCTGCGAGGGCGGGGAGCTCTTTGACAGGATCATCACCAAGGGCCATTACTCCGAGCGCGCGGCCGCTGCTCTCTGCCGAGAGATCGTTAACGTTGTCCATGCCTGTCACTCCATGGGCGTCATGCACCGGGATCTCAAGCCGGAGAATTTTTTGTTCTTGAACAAGAAAGAGGAATCGCCGCTCAAGGCTACTGATTTTGGACTGTCCGTTTTCTTTAAGCCCG GAGAAGTATTTAAAGATCTTGTTGGAAGTGCTTATTATGTTGCTCCTGAAGTATTGCGGCGTCATTATGGAGCAGAAGCTGACATATGGAGTGCTGGAGTGATACTTTACATTCTTCTTTGTGGTGTCCCTCCTTTTTGGGCAG ATAATGAGGATGGAATATTTGATGCTATATTACTCGGTCATATTGATTTTTCATCTGATCCTTGGCCTTCTATATCAAGTGGTGCTAAAGAACTGGTGAAAAAAATGTTAAGACCAGATCCTAAGGAACGACTTAGTGCCGCTGAAATTCTCA ACCATCCATGGATGAAAGGAGATGGTGCTCCTGATAAGCCACTTGATCTTACAGTCTTGAATAGAATGAAGCAATTCAGGGCCATGAACAAGCTGAAGAAAGTGGCTCTGAAG GTTATAGCAGAAAGCTTGTCAGAAGATgaaatcatgggtttaaaagagaTTTTCAAATCAATTGACACTGACAATAGTGGGACAATAACATATGAAGAACTAAAGGCAGGCTTACCCAAATTGGGTAATTTGGGCATCAAGATTTCTGAATCAGAAGTTAGGCAGTTGATGGAAGCA GCCGATGTTGATGGAAATGGGGCCATTGATTATATTGAATTCATAACGGCTACCATGCACATGAACAGAATGGAAAGGGAAGATCATTTATACAAAGCATTTGAGTATTTCGATGAAGACAAGAGCGG GTACATAACCGTTGAGGAATTGGAGCAAGCTCTCAAGAAGTATAACATGGGTGATGAgaaaacaataaaagaaataattgCAGAAGTTGACACGGATAAG GATGGAAGAATCAATTACGATGAGTTTGTAACTATGATGAGAAAAGACACTTCAGAGCCCATCAAATCTAGGCTGCGTAAATAA